The sequence agacagacagagagagagacagagacagacagagagacagacagagagagggacagacagagagagagacagacagacagacagacagacagagagacagacagagagagagacagagagacagacagacagagacagacacagagacagacagagagagagacagagagagagagacagacagagagagagacagagagagagagacagagagacagacagacagagagacagacagacagagagagagagagacagacagagagagagacagacagacagacagacagacacagagatagacagagagacagacagacagacagacacagagacagacagagagacagagagacagacagacagagagacagacagacagagagagagagagacagacagagagagagacagacagacagacagacagacacagagatagacagagagacagacagacagacagacacagacacagagacagacagagagacagacagagagacacagagacagacagagagacagacagcagcagacCAGTGTGTTACTTTACCTCATGGCGGGCATACTTATCGAGTGGCGAATGGAATAGTTGCTACTTTGAAAGCGttaaagaggagacagagaagtgCAAGTGTTATAAAGCAAGCAgtggcaaaacacacacacacacacagacacagacacacagacacacacacagagacacacacagagacacacaaacaatgcaGAAAGTCAAAGTTCAGATATTACTTCATACAGAAATGTCAACGACCAAACACAACAACTTCAAGTGTCTCAGACTTTGAATTGGTCCTGAACCATCACACAGATTCACAAGGTGAAACTAGTTTCTGCCACATTCTTAATAACAATGAATTCTCTCAGTTTTCTCTCGTGTCCTAATGACCAGGACGTGTTAGTCTTACCCAAAGGAATTCGAGAAAGGTAGAGCTCTGCAGGGAAACCAAGGCAGCcattcaaaagaaaaagagagagagagtgaggccGAAGCAGCAGCAAGGACAAATCAAAGACccccgaggaggaggacgacacGGCAGGAGAGACAGTGGGGGAGACAGTGGGTGAGACAGTGGGTGAGACACAGCAGGTGAGACAGTGGGTGAGACAGTGGGTGAGACACGGCAGGTGAGACAGTGGGTGAGACACGGCGGGTGAGACAGTGGGTGAGACACAGCAGGTGAGACAGTGGGTGAGACAGTGGGTGAGACACAGCAGGTGAGACAGTGGGTGAGACAGTGGGTGAGACACGGCAGGTGAGACAGTGGGTGAGACAGTGGGTGAGACAGTGGGTGAGACACAGCAGGTGAGACAGTGGGTGAGACAGTGGGTGAGACACGGCAGGTGAGACAGTGGGTGAGACACGGCGGGTGAGACACGGCAGGTGAGACAGTGGGGGAGACAGTGGGTGAGACACAGCAGGTGAGACAGTGGGTGAGACAGTGGGTGAGACACGGCAGGTGAGACAGTGGGTGAGACACGGCGGGTGAGACACGGCAGGTGAGACAGTGGGGGAGACAGTGGGTGAGACAGCAGGTGAGACAGTGGGTGAGACAGTGGGTGAGACAGTGGGTGAGACAGTAGGTGAGACAGTGGGTGAGACAGTGGGTGAGACAGTGGGTGAGACAGTGGGTGAGACACGGCAGGTGAGACAGTAGGTGAGACAGTGGGTGAGACAGCAGGTGAGACAGTGGGTGAGACAGTGGGTGAGACAGTAGGTGAGACAGTGGGTGAGACAGTGGGTGAGACAGTGGGTGAGACACGGCAGGTGAGACAGTAGGTGAGACAGTGGGTGAGACAGTAGGTGAGACAGCAGGTGAGACATGGCAGGTGAGACAGTAGGTGAGACACGGCGGGTGAGACAATGAGTGAGACAGTGGGTGAGACATCAGGTGAGACACAACAGGTGAGACAGTGGGTGAGACACGGCAGCGTAACCCCAGAGACAGACGACAGCAGGGACACTTCTGTCCTGTTCACACTAAAGCAGACACTAGAACAGACGTCCTCCTGTGTGACGAGGTGAAGACGTCCTCgctctttattttcagtctatgattttatttgaaacacaaactcagGTTTGTAAGTTTTGTCTGAATCTCTCACAAATGAAGATTTTAGTTCCACAGGTTTCAACACAACATGAACTCATCTGCAAACTGAACAACAACTGAGAGGAAGACGAACAAGGAAGACGTGCTACATGCAGCGAAGGACCTGACGGACacatgaagaggaaacagttacacacacacactgctacgtaagtatcaacacacacacaaagagcaaacaatgtgtgtgtctgagtggaaACTTAATATAATGAGAGACGGTGATGTGAGTCAACGAGGACTGGTCAGACTGGGAACAGGAAGCAGTTACTGGTTCATCTCCAGTCTCGTTGTTGTTCTACAGTCAAAGTTTCATCTCAACACAAAGTCACTCAAAGTTCTTCTCTGTGttatacaaagtaacacaaGTGTGATTTTAggaaagagtgagacatcttCACACGTCCTCGGTCCATTCAGTTTGATGTGAATGAAGCTGTTCTCAGatgttttgtgtgtcagtgaaaacaaatgaaattgtGTTGACCCACTTGTTGAGTTTAGGAAAGTGTGTTTCTCTTCAGCTCCacttatatataaacacacacagctacagagAAGATGAGCAGCAGTGATGcagtgaagaagagaaggtttTCTGTTAATGAATCTAGAATCCTGGTCATGAGACTTAAACTGGTTATGATTAGATCATAAATGATGGTTATTAATGAACTGGATTTCTACCTCCActaaggaggtcatgttttcatgtttgctgATGGATTCATGGGATTTGGGTCGAGAGAGAGAACTCATTAAATCTGGAGATGATCTGAAACATGGGGCTGATCCAGGAAATTCACTTTCTTTGATATAGTGAGAAGATAAGTTATCttctttcatattttcataattCCCCAGAGAATAATGGGTCGTGAATGAATATCTTCAGTCAATCATTCTCCTTCAACACTGTTCACTCTGCTCGTTTCTTCTTGCAGCCAAGCCAGCGTCGGCCATTTTGGCTCTGTTTCCTTGTACCTCATATCACCGAGCCTCCTGCTGATGGCCGTGCCCACTGTGCTGATGGCTGCACTGGTTTTCTGTCCTGCCTGGGAAAGAGTCTCCTGAGTCTTCTTGTATCTAGAGaggggacggagggatggagagagggagggggagggagagagagggagagagagagagagagaagtggggaaagaagagaaagagaacaatggaaagagaagaggggggggacAGATGGTTGAATATGTAGGACAGTGGGGAGAACCAAACAGGaggggcagagaggaagaggaggggagggagacaaatgaagaaagaaacaaaatggatggagtgaaagaaagaatgaagaaggtagacggggggggggggggtaaagaagTGGAACATTAGAACAAACGATTCCACCACAAACATTAAAACTAATCTAACAGTGATTTAAAGTGCGTCAGTAAAATCAGCTCATTATTCATTTTGCCTCTAACACAACTTTAAACAAACTGCACACTTCAAACAAGCAAATAaagcagctcccccccccccccccaacgtaAAGAAACCTCAGCTCATTGGATCAACTCACGCTTCAGAGTGGGTGATGTCATCCAAAGTGGCCGAGGCGGACAGATATCTGAAGACACAACAGCAGGGTCATGACAcaggggacagacacacactcacaggacaGTAGAGATCACACTGTGCAGCTGGAGACGGGATCTTTACTGTTTAACTCACTGGGGACGGTTTGAACAACATTATGATAAAATCATAGACCAGGGAACAGCTGATGATTCCTGAGGACTCACAAACATACacgtgtctttgtgaggacactcatggTCTAGAGTCTAGACCCTAACCCATAACCAGCTGAGGCCTAACCGTAAACCTCCCTGAACCTAGAGCCAAGTCCTAACCCTGGACCGGTCCATTACAGGTGGGACAGAAAGTGAGGACGGGactaaatgtcctcactctgtaggtgGGTGGCAGAAcgtggtcctcacaaagagatctgtacaagtacacacaaacacacacagaaggaaCTGCATTTCATTTTTGATTGTACACTGGAGCATGGAACAAAGATAATAATGACATTAAAAAGTATTGAATAGTCTTCatgcactcagacacacacacagtcctgccTGGACAGTGTCTAGGAAGAGAgcgttagtgtgtttgtgttcctgagAACGCACAAGGCTGACAGGAGACCTCCCTTCATCTGGAGGAGGCATCGAACCACCGGACTCTGAGTGACAGCAGCTGAGACGTGTGGTCTCTGGATCCAGATGAGACACATGGGGACGCCTCAGGAGACGGCTCTCGTCTCAGACCTCACACAAGGCTGGTGTCTGTCTCCAGACTGACACCAGGACAAGGCTGCTTACTGTACAGCACagtgactacacacacacacacacactctgtccatACAGCACTGTGACTGCTGTGTGTCTCAcagcacaaatacacaacaactcaaacagtgtttttctctttcacttctGGAGGCTTGTATGTGGACGCGTTTCTTTTTTCTGATCTAAACGTTTTGAGTGATGTGTGTAGAAAAGGTGGTGAGATCTATTCTATTAAATTCTGAAATCATATCTCCCCTAATATTCTTCATATATCATGTTGAGACTGAAAACAAAGCACAGCAGCATTAAAACATTGAAGGCAGACGTGGAGTGATTGGTTTTCCATCTCAAAGTCTTTGTGTCTCCAGCGTTTTCATAATTCATAACCCATTTCTCTCTGTGGACATCACGTGTCCTATGACTAAGCAGaaccttgtctctctctctcttcccctccctccaACTCGCCCTCACATTCCTCTCCTCCTtgttcctgcagcagcaggtctggtgtgtgtgtgtgtgtgtgggtgagcggcacaaacacacaccttcctgTGCTGTGTgtagcattgtgtgtgtgtgttgttcttaaCAACAATCATGTCCTGCTGCTCTATGTGGATATTACAGAGGTCACGATTCTACAAATACACAATttgatttgatatatttttagcACTGATGTTTCTGCAATCGTTACtgttaaataaaactttaaatcaaGTCACAGATATGTGACTCTtatgtgattggtcgagcccgTGTATGGGCGGGAACATGACGTCATAGCGCAATGATCACaactgcacacactgactgcagATGACGTCATCACCAccagatggcagcgtttgtatccgttaacttcctgtttttcaaCATGAGAAACTATAGTTGtattccatctttatttctggtctctggtctgAACAGGTTTTAACTTTGAACACAAACTGAGACTCTTTGTGTGAATCTTAGAAAACGTGTGTTTAAAGCTGCAGGGAAGcgctgtccatctttatgtgtAGTCGAGGATTAACACACTGATGTGTGAGCATATATGTACATGTAGAATAAATATGACAAACCAGTGCAGCTGATGTGGTTTgtgaagacgtgtgtgtgttaaggtgGAGACCAGTGCGCTGTCAGAGTCACTCTGTGATCTTTCCAATCCAGTTCATTCTCCAGCCAGGTGGAAGACTCCATGAGCACCAGACCTCCCAGCAGCTTCGTCTcatggaaaccagcagaaaaCCCACAGATTCAGTTCCTCTATGACAACATCTCCCTGAGGAAACTGAAGGTCAGACACACGTCTCGTTATGGAGCTCATGAGTTCTGTTCAGATGGAGTTCATACGTGGACCACGAGCTTCACCTTTACCTACATCTGTGGGGAGACATGTCCCAGAGATGATTCAtaaccagcacacaaacactaatAACAAATGTTGGTGAGTCACTGCCTCCTTTACGGTCAACATCCGGCCTCAGCCACTCCACAGATCATTCCCTCCTCCCTCGGGCCCTGACGTCATGTGCAAACATTACCAGTAAGTGGCTTATTGATCCGCTGGTCGATTTCTGCTCTCAGGGTAAAATAACCTCCACTTCCTGATGGCTGCCAGATGAGGATTAGAACCAAATCAAACCGTACATTTGAGCTCTATCCCCTCAGCTTGAACACAAACGTGCTCAATGAGGCAAGTTGAAGATGTAATATCAGGTTGCTGATATGAAGAGACAATTGTAAAACTTTCCATGTATTCTTTTTAATATAAGATCTAGGGCACGTGTAACAGATCTGAGGGGAGATCAGAGTCCCAGCATTACTGACACTTCCCCAGAATTCAACAACTGAAGACAAGGTGAGGTAGTTGAATTCAGATGAACCCTGGAACCTACAGGTTCTCTCTCAACCTCCGACCAGACACGGAGTCAAACACAGAGGTCGGCCCGAGCAGCGTTCTCAAACAtggtgaggaggtgagaacAGTGAGAGACCGAGGACGAGCGTGAGAGAGCAAACAGCAGAAGCCCCGATCGGGCTGAGAGCTGAGAGCAGAGCGAGGACTCACAGAACCAAACGGGTCAGGCTCTCATTTCTCAGAGGTTCTCACGCAGCTAGAAACACGAGGGCGTTCTGcagcctcctccccccccccccccggtcggAGCAGCCCGGCTCCGTTAGCTGATCATGAACTCAATTATAATCATCATCTGAATAACGTCCATAATGATCTGGATTCATGTGCAGGCTGTAAGTCATCAGGTTGTGTCCTGGTTATTGATCGAGATTCCTCAATTCAAGATGTCCGTCAGTCATAATGTTTTGCAAGTGAGCTGCTGAGGTGATCAATAATCAAACCTGTAAATCTATTTTCATGATCCTGTTTAAATcgatttcaaatgaaaaatataacgGCTGaaaaattcattatttttggACTAGAACTAAATGAGCATAGAAAACATGTCAGAGTTGTAAATTAACTTTCACAGTTGAACAAACCACAGCCAGTCTTCATCCTTATGAATTATTATCTTTAATGAGACTCTGAGCTCAGACTCCCACAGCCCCTTGATAATGATTATAATATTAAGGATTTTATGTTGGATAAAATGACAAACTGCTCGTCTCCTTGCCTCATCACCCACTGACTCCAGTAACCAAGGACCAGTAAACTGGGACATTTTGATTGAGAGAAAACACCCGTTGAAAAACGAGTAAAACACGAGCTCCTCCAGAAGCTGCTCGATATCTGCTCCTTACACCAAACCTGGATTCTTCCTGAGCTGCTTGAGAACATTCAAACTgtttaagaagaaaaacaacaagcgTCTGTCTAAGAGCCAGATGAGCTGTGAGGAGTACGTACGCGTTGGAGGTCTGCACGTCCTGCCAGCCCTTGCTGAGGTTCTGTTTGAGCTCGTTGAGCGGGCTGAGGCCCAGCTTCCTCTTCAGCTCGGCCGCGTGTCTCTCTTTGGCTGATAGGACCTGACGCAGGGTGttgatctcctcctccacctggaacacaccagagacagaggctggagTCAGAAGCTCTTCCTGGAGCTTCAGCTCTTTAGCAGAAAGATGTTGATTCATGATACTCGTGATCCTTCACTGCAGAATCGGATCCAACTCATCTTTCTGCTCTGACTCGTGTTTGCAAATGTCTTCAGTCTTGCTGCTCTACAGAGAAACTGGATCAACGCCTGAGAGCCAAGCTTACATCAACATCCCATAATGTACGTTAGTGTTTGTAGTGAAGACTTGAAATTTAAAATCACGTGTAAACTGTATTTGATGAAGAATAGAAGttgagttatttaaaaaaaacatgttcacTTAGGTCACAGTGACATTTGACCTAAATCTAAACCATAGATTATTGAGTGtaggttgaaatgaaaacagaaatatgGATATGATGACACATCCGTGAATCAGATGTCAACAATGAGGGTTCCCCCACAACAGAACTTCCGGGTCAAAGAAATCCTACAATTTTAATATCAAACCAAGTTCGGCCCATGACCCGTTTCCTATGTTTGATCTGAGCAAAAAGTCCAAACTACGAACTTTTGGTTTcagataaatgaaaaacaaaatggcttgttttttattttcagattttggtTTTCTAATTGAACATGAAAAGAAGGTAACATGTAAACACCTGGTGGTGTTGCAGGGGCCGGTTCTTACCCTGGTGAGCTCAGTGCGGagctcctccgcctcctcctccgtcagGCCGGGTGGAAGAGGGTTGAGCGGAGTGGCCACCGcgccctccaccaccaccacgtccGACTGAGCCTCTGCGTGATCCACACCCAGGCCCTTGTTAGGAGAGTTCAGGTTGATATCTGAGAGGCGTGGGGGGGAGACAGGACACGTTAATGAAAGAGTGAAATGAAGCAGAGGGACGAGcagattcacattcacaccagaGGAAGTGTTAGAGACCCAGAGGGGCTCAGTCTCCATTTCAGTGACAGTGCCAGGAAGAGGCCAGTGTGGCCAGCAGGAGGTATCAGACAGGAAGAGACTCCAACAGCTAACAGAGCCAAGACCTGAAAGGCCTGAGTGACCTAACATCCAGGGATTGGAAATGAGATTTTATTGATGCATTTCCAGATCAAATTTctgatttgggggggggggggaattaggCCTAAACAAGAGATCAGTGCAACAGTTCTGATTCATCGGAAacatgagctgttttcagacatgaactccagaagcagcagcttgtacctgacatgttgtgtagtcagtgtttgtgtagcagcagcaggttgtcgtgtccgactcgttcaaacaggaacatgtgggaacatccaggcgaggggcggagcctgtagagcgaggggcggagcctgtagagcagcaggaggccggacatgacgtataaactctactgtggaaagatcagtgttgttgtttacatctcatccacaccggagtcgaccctcatcaccagaagatctggaatctcctcgtgtttccaagttgacgtcttctaCCCCAATGTACTGGTCATTTATGgttctcacattcagcccctTCAGGACAATGTCCAGACTTCAGTTCACGTCTGAATCAGCTTCACTTTACAAACAGCACTCGCATCATCTTTCTTCAGGACGACATCTTGGGAGAACTTTCCAGAAGTGAAGATTCATGAATTTAAAGTCCCGACCTGTCGGCCTCCGTGACAAATGGAAACTGGTTCTAGATTTCCATCGCGATCAAGATATCATTCTGGAAAGAAATTCAACTTTCACTTTCTACTAAAAAAGATACACTGACATAAACTAGAGATATGAAATAGGAATAGGATTAAACATCTTaaagaacaaaacacacatggatCCAACAAAAGGCATTTATATATGAAATGTACAGAGAGCTCAGGCAGCAGAACTGGTTGTGACTCGGTCCAGTAGGTTCTGGTGGGAACACAACCCACACTTCAGCCGTGGAGGCGATTATCAGAAGTGAGTGAGTCTCAGTGTTTTTCAGCTcaagcttttccaggattaacAACCAGGATTTAAATCAATTATAGTCcagtaaacaaacattttgtgaaaccTAACTCAAGCCTCTCATTGCTCATGAACACAACAACTTCCACAACAGTGAACAGAATTATTCCACCTCACTTCAGgcattttgattgattgattgattgattgaatattttatttagacctcggaaaacacattgagggataagaccctcattttcaatggtgccgagggtacaataaagagttgatacatagaagagttaatacattgaataaataagaatgaaataaatatgcatatatatatacagtaatacaAGGTATAAAACAATTCGTCAGTATAAAATAATATGGCCAAGTCAACTAGTAGTTACAATCAATGCAGGAGAAGTCAGCTGTACATGAGACCAGACTTGAGAACTCCGTCAATGAGACAAATGAGGACAACTTTAAAGATTTTTGGACCTCATTCCAAATGTATGGTGCTTTAAAACAGAAGGCTGTCTTCCCCAAGTTAGACTTAACACGCGGCAGATATAGTGAAAGCCAGCTCTGGGAGCGGGTATTGTGGGTACTACAGTTCCagctgatgagagaggagagatagaCTGGCAGTAGCCCAATGAAATTTTAAACCTGAAGCATGTATAAGCTACACTGAGTTCCACACCACTctgctacagacacacacacgtcagcagCTGATAATCTGAGAGACTCAGGTTATCAGGATCACCAGGCAGCGCTGGTGAGTTTCGGTTTACATCCGGATTCACGCTGGTGACGACTCCACCCTGAAGGTGTATTGATTCAGAGTGGGACCAGCCctcaaacacaacagcagctgaggCCAGACGGCTCGTAAagagaacagaaagaaagaataataaCGAGGCTCGGGTACAGTTTATGTAGTTTATGTTTCCACGTCTCCTTCAGACATTTCCTACACTTCCCAGAATGCCCCCTGACAACATCCTATCAGTCCAAGCTCTGCTTCTTCTAATCAAACATTAGCTGCACATGGAAGTTGAAGGTAGttcctctgacctcagccagtcGTCTAACCAGTCTGCAAACACCGAGGCCACACCCCTCAAATCACCACCTTGCTGCTGCAAAGCATTCTGGGCTATTTCATAATCAAACACAGGAAGACTAAACATTTATAACCACATGGACCctgaaaaccaaacacacatgaCAGACACCTGTCACTATTATTAACAATCACTCAGGTGTCATGTGATACTGTACGAAGCAGGAAGAGGCAGCAGCTCGGCCAAATATGGTCCTCCTGTGTCTCACAGCATCGTTTAGGAAGCGGCGGTGAACAGACGTTCACTCCAGTTTGTCGTCAAGATGAATTTTATCACTTCCTAAAAGCCGGTCCTTCTCAGACACAGGAAGCCGTGGACATGTGACCTATCTGTGATGACCACTCAGTATTACAGAGAACAGGATGCAGCCCTAAGTGTCTCATTAGTCCATCTCCAGAGGGATTCTGCTGAGTAATGCTCCCAAGACACCGCAGCTCCAACTAATGTGAGCTCGTGttagttcagttcatacaaagTTGTTTTTGAGAAGAGCAGATTcagattttatacattttagagGCTGCAGCCTGTGAACGGATCCTGTCTCATTTAGCTTCAGTCGTACACTGAAGACTGgacgtgtccctgacgtgtccctgacgtgttcTGTATGTTAGAactaatgtctgagtcagtgtctctggacatgttctggatcttctcctgcagcctcctggtaacatgtgtgtaacatgtcagagtgagtccatgtgaggaaccagcaggacaatgtgtggaagcttctgTGAGcgtgtggacgtgttgatgaggtttctaacacgtgacgtgaaactggaagaacaaacatctcaggatgaagaagaggagccggacacgtagaagacgaagacgtcaacttggaaacacaaggagattccagatcttctggtgatgaggg comes from Pleuronectes platessa chromosome 6, fPlePla1.1, whole genome shotgun sequence and encodes:
- the LOC128441976 gene encoding LOW QUALITY PROTEIN: tumor protein D54-like (The sequence of the model RefSeq protein was modified relative to this genomic sequence to represent the inferred CDS: deleted 1 base in 1 codon), whose protein sequence is MDPASQDINLNSPNKGLGVDHAEAQSDVVVVEGAVATPLNPLPPGLTEEEAEELRTELTRVEEEINTLRQVLSAKERHAAELKRKLGLSPLNELKQNLSKGWQDVQTSNAYLSASATLDDITHSEAYKKTQETLSQAGQKTSAAISTVGTAISRRLGDMRNSATFKSFEDKMGNLKYKVVGPRGNGDAIGSPTDSTPTQENPPF